A region of the Mycoplasma capricolum subsp. capricolum ATCC 27343 genome:
TAATTAAATTTAATAATGAAATAAAAATATCTGCAAGTCCTTTTTTTAAAAATAATTCGCTTTCAAAGAAATTTTTAAGATCTATTTTTTCTATATATGTTTTAGCAATACTAAAAATTGGATTATCAAATTTCAGATTTTTAAGCTTAATATTTGAAAGTGATTCAAATAATATAGCAACTAAAAATGTTTGAAATCCATTTAATTTAATTTCTTTTATAGTATTATTTTGATTTCCATTAAACTCAAAAAATAAACTATTATAATTTTGACTAGTATTTGTCCCATTATTTCCGCTTCCAGAACTAGTAGTACTATTTTCATTTTTATATTTGTTTTCTATATATTTTCCAGAAAATAAAATAGCAGCAAACTGTCTTAGTCTATATGCATTTTCTTTTTTGTTTACACTACCTAGATAATAATTTAGTGTATCTATTAAATATTTTAAATTTAAAGTTGTTTTAGAATTATTATTATCAGCTGATCCGTTATTATTAAGACTAGATATTTTTTTACTAGAAGTAGAACTTGCAGATGAACTAGAACCATTAATATTATTTATTCCATATAATTCTTTAATAAAATCAGTATTTTTTTTGCTTTTATTAAATATATTATCACTTGATATATCAAATTTTTCTTTTCTAATATCATCAAATAAACTAAAAAGATATTGGAATAATTCTAATCCTCTAATTAAGCTTGCAGCTACTTTAATATGTCTTTTAATACTATCAGGAATAATTGGTTGATCACTATTACTACTATTAGAAATTATATTTACTAATGGAATTGAATTTGCTTTATTATCAAATTTTCTTATGTTTTTTATAAATGTTTTTGATGTTTCTCATAATTTAACATTCAAACCATTATCAGATTTAACTTCTGCAGATACTAAATTATAATCTTTATCTAAAATACCATTAACACCATCTAAAATATTTAAAATAGCTAAGTTATTTAATTCAGATAATTCAAAATCTTTATACAAAGTTAAAGCGTCAAATGTTTCAATTTCTTTATTTAACTCTTCTAAAAATTTAGGATTAGAAAAAATAGCGTTTAAAAGAGTTGTTATAACATCTTTACTTATTTTTAAATTATTGATAATATCAGCAAACTTACTGTTAATATCAAAATTTTTACCTAAATCAAGTATACCAACAATACCAGCACTACTTAGATTTTCTAAAATAAGAGAAATAGCACCACTAATTTGCTCACTAGTTAATCCAAATAAAGTTTTTGGTAATACAGAAGTTAAAAAATCAGTTTCAGTCCCTTTAATGCCATCTAAATTAATATTTTCATTTTTTTTAATAATTAAAGATTTACCAAAATAATTTTCAAGAGCATCTTCAAAATCAGTTGATAAGCTAATGTTGTCTTTAACTTCAGCATTTATATTATAGTTTTTTGCTTGTTGAAAAAAATTTTTATTATTAAAATAAGATTTTAAAAACTCAAAATTATAACCATAATAATCAGCTATAGCAATTTGTTTTAAAAGTGTTGCTGATACTGTTTTAATATTATTTAATGAATTATTTGTAATTGTAACTTTATTATTATTGTTATTATTTGTATTTATAGATGGAGTTATAGTTTTTTTACAAGCTAAAACTGTAGAAAATACACCAGTACTTACTAAAGTCAACGAACTAAAAATAGCAAGTATTTTTCTCATAAAAACTCCTTATTTAATATTGACAATTATAAAAATTATAACATATTACAAATATCTTACTTGTGATAGTATATGCTTGGCAAAATAACTATAAGTTCTATGACATATTAATTTTATCTTAAAAAAATAAAAAGCAACATTTTTATGTTGCTTAAAAGAGATTAACGTTTTGAGTATTGAGGTGCTCTACGTGCTCCACGTAGACCATATTTTTTACGTTCTTTAATACGAGCATCACGAGTTAATAACCCTTGATCTCTTAATAATTTTCTATAATCTTCACTAGCTTGTAGTAAAGCTCTAGCAATACCTAATCTAGTTGCACCTGCTTGACCTGTAAATCCCCCACCAATTACTTTAACAATAATATCAAAATCTTTTAAAGTATTAGTTGCTACTAATGGTTGTTCTAAATCTTGAACTAAAGTAGCGTATGGGAAAAATTCTAATGCTGGCTTTCCATTTACTGTAATCAAACCTGAACCAGGAGTTAAGATAACTTGAGCAATTGATGATTTTCTTCTACCAGTTCCTCTGTAAATAACTTTATCTTTAAACATTATTTAACATCTCCTTTTTTAGTTGAAATTTCTAAAACTTCAGGTTTTTGTGCAGCATATGGATGTTCAGATCCTTTAAATACATGTAAAGCTCTGTATTGATTTGAACCTTGAACATTTTTTGGAAGCATTAATCTAATAGCTCTTTCTAAAATCTTAGTAGGATCTAGTTCTCTTTGAACTGAAACACTTCTTTTTTTCAATCCACCAGGATGCATTGAATGATGGTAGTAAAATTTATTAGATTCTTTCTTACCAGAAAAAATTGCTTTTTCAGCATTAATTACAATAACGTGATCTCCATTATTAATATGTGGAGTAAAGTCAACTTTGTGTTTTCCTCTTAAAACAAGAGCAACTTGAGTTGCTAATCTACCCACAGTTTTATTTTCTGCATCAACAATATATCACTTTTTATTAATGTTTTTTGCAGAAATCATAGTAGTTTGTTTCATTTTTGCTAACTTCCTTTAATTGACTTGTCCGGGGTCTTTAAAGTGTGATAAGCATTAATTTATTATATATAAACTTATAGTGTTTATCAACATAACAACCTAAAATACAATTAATTATTTTAAACATCATTATCTTTTAAAGTTAAAGTTGCATCAGTTTTATAAATTGAATTAAATCCAACAATTAAAGTAATTAGATAAATTCCACTAACTGCAAGAATCACAGCAAATGGTAATCAAATTGGAAAAATAATTGGCAGAACTATAATTGAATATAATGATTTAATAGTTGAATCAAAAATAAACCAACCACTAACAAATCCAATTACTAACATATTAGCAATAACTATAAAATACATTCCTAAAATATTTTCTGTAATGTATTTATTTGAATATCCTAAAACTTTTAAAGTAGCAATAAACCTAATATTGTCTGAAATAATTAAAGAAGTAGTTAATAAAATAATTACAAATACAATCATTAATATTGTAATAATTGCTAAAACTAATGCTAACATTACTAAATTAGAGATTTGATCTAAAATTTGTTTTGTAATTTGAATTGGAGTAATAGTTTTAATAACTCCTTGCCCAATTCCATCATAAACAATTTTATTTTCTAAATGTTGTCCGTTTAAACTAATAGGATTATAATCAGCAATTTTTGAATAAGTTGAAACTATTGTATCTAAATTACCAATATCGTTACTTTTTGAATATTTATAATTAAAAATTGGAAATTGATTATTAAAAATTTGTAAAACTTTTTTAGCTACATTATGATTAGGATTTTTAGAATCATTAATAAATTGTTCAACAAATTGATCATAACTATAATCAGTTAAAGATTTATTATTTAAATCTAAAGTATTTTTTAAAACTTGTTTTGCTTGAGTTGATGAAAAAGTCTTGTTTCATTGAGGAGCAAAAATATCTCTTCATCAAACTTGTTTATTTTGCTTATAATTTAAAATATTTTGAGCATCATCTTCTTTAATTCAAGCCATGCTTTCATTATAACCATTATGAATACCAACTATTTTAAATTCTTTAGTTTGACTTTTATTTACAAGTCTAAGTTTATTATCTAAATAACTTTGATAATAACTAGTAATATCTGAAAAATTGTTTAAAGATAAATAACCATTATTAGTTTTAACTTTTAAATTATCTGTAATAATTTGAGATCTTTGAACAAAACTATTAAATTTATTATCTTGTTTCATAGATCAATCACTAGTTTTAAAAACAGTAGTTTTATTATTTTCTACATGTTGTAGTTCATTTTGTAAAACATTTAATGAAATCTTATCATTAGTATTTAAGTTTAATCTTTTTGCTATAGTTTGATTAATAATAATACTATTTGAATCTGAATCAAATAATTTTTTAATTAAATCATTTCTATTTTCATCATATAAATCAATATAGTCATGATTATTTTGAATTCCATAAATTTTAAATAAATGCTTATTATCTAATGTTTTTACATTTAATAAAGTTCCTAGTTGTTCATAATTTTTATTAAAAGGAGCTAGATTAAATCCTAAAGTGTAATCTTTATTACTATTATATGAAATCTTTAAGTTTTGTTTTACAAAATAAGGAGCACGTGAATAAGCTGCTTGAATTAAAGCTTGATCATCTCTTTTATAAAACATCACACTAAATCATAAAACTAGTTTTGCAACTAAATCTTTTAAATCATCCAATTTATATTTTTTATTAATAAAATCAGAAGCTGAAATATCTAAAAATTGATCAGATATAGAATTAGATTTATTTCACTTATTATCTAGTATATGATACAACCCTAATCTAGATTTGCTATCTGTTAATTTAAACTCTTTTAATATATTAGTTTTAAAACTATCATTTGATAAGCTAGATTTACTTATTGATAATAGATCAGAATTTAAAATATCTTCATAAGCTTTAGTTTTTAAATTAATTTGTTCATCTTTAGTTTGATTAAACTTATTAATTTTTAAATTTTCATTATCTTTTAAATCAAAACTATTAATATAGTCTTTATTAATAGCTAAACCAATACTATTAGTATAAGTTGCATAAAATTGTTGTAAATATTTAAACTGATTTAATAATGTTTCAAATTCACTTGATTTTGTTTGTTTTAGATTACTAATTAAATTAATATAATCAGGTCAGTTTTTTAATAAAATAAAGTTTATTGAACTAGGAGAAGCTGATAAACTAGCAATATATTTAAAATATTGTTTTGTTAAAGCAATATCTTGAGCTTGTAATAATTTCATATTTGCTAAAGCCAAGTTAATTGAATCAACTTCTTGTTTATCTTTTAAATCAATATCTAAACTATAATAAGCATTATTAAAAGTTTGATCTAAATAATCTTTAATAATAGTTTCTAAATCATAACTTTGATTTTTACTAGGTAAAGAAGTAGCTAAATAAGAGTCATTATTTTTAATAATGTTATAAGAATTTTTAGATTTGATATCTGGGTTAA
Encoded here:
- the rplM gene encoding 50S ribosomal protein L13, which codes for MKQTTMISAKNINKKWYIVDAENKTVGRLATQVALVLRGKHKVDFTPHINNGDHVIVINAEKAIFSGKKESNKFYYHHSMHPGGLKKRSVSVQRELDPTKILERAIRLMLPKNVQGSNQYRALHVFKGSEHPYAAQKPEVLEISTKKGDVK
- the rpsI gene encoding 30S ribosomal protein S9 → MFKDKVIYRGTGRRKSSIAQVILTPGSGLITVNGKPALEFFPYATLVQDLEQPLVATNTLKDFDIIVKVIGGGFTGQAGATRLGIARALLQASEDYRKLLRDQGLLTRDARIKERKKYGLRGARRAPQYSKR
- a CDS encoding ABC transporter permease, with the translated sequence MKTKYQKRDKWLGLILKNSLKNSFKYKSQLLGLVLLVMIMSLIMSLISAINSRVLNKYDNLITNSNQHNLVLKLDPYENLPTSLITSNNQIQAQQQYINRLNEKLYSRYNFKFDWSRTESREFKQVKSLNNLQTLKAISKQYLTNNKVDQIVIVKGRNINSNKEVVIDPIYAKKHNIKINDIIRFQKDVLGDQLLVNSLNNKQTTQEQFNDINKITKQGLTDVNGIYQIKYASSFDWYQVVGFANSADFIFPTINAYTPIPNRLNEGIIYVDPSRFGLIKQDDGFYRYDSTSSKLVVSSNNEWESFYSLKTKDKLNDQIIDWMNQYFNQLINKRTQNKWIYKLDDSNYRFSSRTNVIKKTISAYNIYSVAVLLAVISVVLYTTFLITKKQILNSRGQIGTMRAIGYKKRQMVFNYVMMPFFTSIVGGILGYILSCLISIIIINKFANYFSLDYGVFSFDWIGFLNNLIFMWLIISAISFLIAYLIMKKGAINLLENRNAKKITKLGNLVKSLSNKRKFNHRLRAALLVDSGSKLTGVGFVVLIATILFTISFVSLNLLKNNKIYSYNGVKYNQVVEYSQPTYNNPFSFIRVFNPDIKSKNSYNIIKNNDSYLATSLPSKNQSYDLETIIKDYLDQTFNNAYYSLDIDLKDKQEVDSINLALANMKLLQAQDIALTKQYFKYIASLSASPSSINFILLKNWPDYINLISNLKQTKSSEFETLLNQFKYLQQFYATYTNSIGLAINKDYINSFDLKDNENLKINKFNQTKDEQINLKTKAYEDILNSDLLSISKSSLSNDSFKTNILKEFKLTDSKSRLGLYHILDNKWNKSNSISDQFLDISASDFINKKYKLDDLKDLVAKLVLWFSVMFYKRDDQALIQAAYSRAPYFVKQNLKISYNSNKDYTLGFNLAPFNKNYEQLGTLLNVKTLDNKHLFKIYGIQNNHDYIDLYDENRNDLIKKLFDSDSNSIIINQTIAKRLNLNTNDKISLNVLQNELQHVENNKTTVFKTSDWSMKQDNKFNSFVQRSQIITDNLKVKTNNGYLSLNNFSDITSYYQSYLDNKLRLVNKSQTKEFKIVGIHNGYNESMAWIKEDDAQNILNYKQNKQVWWRDIFAPQWNKTFSSTQAKQVLKNTLDLNNKSLTDYSYDQFVEQFINDSKNPNHNVAKKVLQIFNNQFPIFNYKYSKSNDIGNLDTIVSTYSKIADYNPISLNGQHLENKIVYDGIGQGVIKTITPIQITKQILDQISNLVMLALVLAIITILMIVFVIILLTTSLIISDNIRFIATLKVLGYSNKYITENILGMYFIVIANMLVIGFVSGWFIFDSTIKSLYSIIVLPIIFPIWLPFAVILAVSGIYLITLIVGFNSIYKTDATLTLKDNDV
- a CDS encoding MOLPALP family lipoprotein produces the protein MRKILAIFSSLTLVSTGVFSTVLACKKTITPSINTNNNNNNKVTITNNSLNNIKTVSATLLKQIAIADYYGYNFEFLKSYFNNKNFFQQAKNYNINAEVKDNISLSTDFEDALENYFGKSLIIKKNENINLDGIKGTETDFLTSVLPKTLFGLTSEQISGAISLILENLSSAGIVGILDLGKNFDINSKFADIINNLKISKDVITTLLNAIFSNPKFLEELNKEIETFDALTLYKDFELSELNNLAILNILDGVNGILDKDYNLVSAEVKSDNGLNVKLWETSKTFIKNIRKFDNKANSIPLVNIISNSSNSDQPIIPDSIKRHIKVAASLIRGLELFQYLFSLFDDIRKEKFDISSDNIFNKSKKNTDFIKELYGINNINGSSSSASSTSSKKISSLNNNGSADNNNSKTTLNLKYLIDTLNYYLGSVNKKENAYRLRQFAAILFSGKYIENKYKNENSTTSSGSGNNGTNTSQNYNSLFFEFNGNQNNTIKEIKLNGFQTFLVAILFESLSNIKLKNLKFDNPIFSIAKTYIEKIDLKNFFESELFLKKGLADIFISLLNLIIDSFISNKPIIDDNFVKVVQNISIILKNLKLDELLKSLFKDNNGTVNFIKTILEKFVKFDDISTKIDNFIKNEPTFSLVKSGIKSLIPILGQNFFEYIYDGKVEQTFDTIATLTNDSVTKLVLEKFNIKIPAALNFIFPYFKKVAISLRNIFPNNVHLNIQNLFSIKLSDFIKIETYPNFGSYYLDKSITEILNEVSNSDSSDSKLKDLDKAYGFSIISLKNFIKGIFEYQYKWNNGKEDKRNLFSIILENPNKFKEIIGLTDSGMKKDTNSLIDLLFNKLIPSDEEKKQDSLKWFAGLLNNIIINLNKKPNFTTSLEKHFSEQRFNKFEFSETKKENSGLIISQSVSVTINDKKYAIIVRRDLNKSTFIVETIKKETIQNNI